A window of the Streptomyces griseochromogenes genome harbors these coding sequences:
- a CDS encoding LuxR C-terminal-related transcriptional regulator, whose translation MATTDDDRRTGQAAYADPLGEPFLHTRFAPPARPATFLRRDRLLEHLDQAARTPLTMVNGSAGAGKTLLVADWAARLHRPVAWMTTEAEDDSSGVFWAHLLQALRATGAPLPDAIGCPADADRVDHGLLARLAAALSEAAGPLLVVLDEFDRVTAPQIAEELEFVLHHAADGMRLVLVTRTEPLLPLHRYRVAGAITEIRDAELAFTPEEASALLDLHGLHLPAEATRALVTRTRGWAAGLRLCALAARETEDPQTYLKEFEAARSTVADYLLAEVLKRQPARTQDLLLRVSVLERFRPELADALTGRGGSEPVLAGLHRQNAFVEDLGHRWYRLHPLFAEILRAHLRERSPELEPELHRRAAVWLRETGSLSETLAHGAAAGDWDLTAGALVDDLAIGQLFTGLRRDDLDGLFRSMGPEATGAAADLVRAARDLARCDLDHGLAHLRRAERTLADAAGDGSAAAARLSCALLDVLAARLSGSPGAAELVARTAEDLRGEVPEHLLRKHPELAALLLTHLGSARLWAGRLDAARAVLSAVADGPGTAATTLPREESLGHLALIDYLNGWPGRAERKARAALGDAERRLEPRPSGTGLGHTVLAAVAVDRDELAQARALLDEAAEICPAGRDPVATAGRALACARLLLARGDPQAAAAAAELSVAADAACPWAQAHTALIASAAHLAEGRPDSASKVLDDIPCDGRPYAAELAWAHLAAGNRDAALHTLDALHGHNGTGPAVAVRTALVRARAAHEAGDTDTARRLLARALLQARRDRLRRPFLDAGPQVRLLLETPPLDELAAGWLILPPGGKDAPGAAAPQVSPLVVEELSGRERDVLLRLSRMMSTEEIAADLTLSVNTVKTHLKSVYRKLAVNRRSDAVRRARELRLL comes from the coding sequence ATGGCGACGACGGACGACGACCGGCGCACAGGACAGGCCGCGTACGCCGATCCGCTGGGGGAGCCGTTCCTCCACACCCGCTTCGCGCCGCCGGCCCGGCCGGCCACCTTCCTGCGCCGCGACCGGCTGCTGGAGCACCTGGACCAGGCGGCGCGGACCCCGCTGACGATGGTCAACGGCTCGGCCGGGGCCGGCAAGACCCTGCTGGTCGCCGACTGGGCCGCCCGTCTGCACCGCCCGGTCGCCTGGATGACCACCGAGGCCGAGGACGACAGCTCCGGAGTGTTCTGGGCGCACCTGCTCCAGGCGCTGCGCGCCACCGGCGCACCGCTGCCCGACGCCATCGGCTGCCCGGCGGACGCCGACCGGGTGGACCACGGGCTGCTGGCGCGCCTGGCCGCGGCGCTGAGCGAAGCCGCCGGGCCGCTGCTGGTCGTGCTCGACGAGTTCGACCGTGTCACCGCCCCCCAGATCGCGGAGGAACTGGAGTTCGTCCTGCACCACGCCGCCGACGGCATGCGGCTGGTACTGGTCACCCGCACCGAGCCGTTGCTGCCGCTGCACCGCTACCGGGTGGCGGGCGCCATCACCGAGATCCGTGACGCCGAACTGGCCTTCACCCCCGAGGAAGCCTCGGCCCTCCTGGACCTGCACGGTCTGCACCTGCCGGCCGAGGCCACCCGCGCCCTGGTCACCCGCACCCGGGGCTGGGCCGCCGGGCTGCGGCTGTGCGCCCTGGCCGCGCGGGAGACCGAGGACCCGCAGACCTACCTGAAGGAGTTCGAGGCGGCCCGCAGCACGGTCGCCGACTACCTCCTGGCCGAGGTGCTCAAACGGCAGCCCGCACGGACCCAGGACCTGCTGCTCCGCGTCAGCGTCCTGGAGCGCTTCCGGCCCGAGCTGGCCGACGCGCTCACCGGTCGCGGCGGAAGCGAGCCCGTCCTCGCCGGGCTCCACCGTCAGAACGCTTTCGTCGAGGACCTGGGGCACCGGTGGTACCGGCTGCATCCGCTGTTCGCCGAGATCCTCCGCGCCCATCTGCGCGAACGCTCCCCCGAACTGGAGCCGGAGCTGCACCGGCGGGCCGCCGTGTGGCTGCGCGAAACGGGTTCCCTGTCCGAGACGCTGGCCCACGGGGCCGCGGCGGGCGACTGGGACCTGACCGCCGGTGCCCTCGTCGACGACCTGGCGATCGGGCAGCTCTTCACCGGGCTGCGCCGCGACGACCTGGACGGACTCTTCCGCTCGATGGGGCCCGAGGCCACCGGTGCGGCGGCGGACCTGGTACGGGCCGCGCGCGACCTGGCCCGCTGCGACCTCGACCACGGCCTCGCCCACCTGCGCCGCGCCGAGCGGACGCTGGCCGACGCGGCCGGGGACGGCTCGGCCGCGGCGGCCCGGCTGAGCTGCGCGCTGCTCGACGTCCTCGCGGCCCGGCTGAGCGGCTCGCCGGGCGCGGCGGAACTGGTCGCGCGGACGGCGGAGGACCTGCGCGGCGAGGTCCCCGAGCACCTGCTGCGCAAACACCCCGAACTCGCCGCCCTGCTCCTCACCCACCTGGGCTCGGCCCGTCTGTGGGCCGGACGCCTCGATGCGGCGCGCGCCGTCCTGTCCGCCGTGGCCGACGGACCGGGCACGGCCGCGACCACCCTGCCCCGTGAGGAGTCCCTGGGGCACCTGGCGCTCATCGACTACCTGAACGGCTGGCCGGGACGCGCGGAACGCAAGGCGCGGGCTGCGCTCGGCGACGCGGAGCGCCGTCTTGAGCCCCGGCCCTCCGGCACCGGTCTCGGCCACACCGTCCTGGCCGCCGTGGCCGTGGACCGCGACGAGCTGGCACAGGCGCGGGCGCTCCTCGACGAGGCCGCCGAGATCTGCCCCGCCGGACGCGACCCGGTGGCCACGGCGGGCCGGGCCCTCGCCTGCGCGCGCCTGCTGCTGGCCCGGGGCGACCCACAGGCTGCCGCCGCGGCCGCCGAGCTCTCGGTGGCGGCCGATGCGGCCTGCCCCTGGGCCCAGGCCCACACGGCCCTCATCGCCTCGGCCGCCCACCTCGCCGAAGGCAGGCCGGACAGCGCCTCGAAGGTGCTGGACGACATTCCCTGCGACGGGCGGCCGTACGCGGCCGAGCTGGCCTGGGCGCACCTGGCCGCCGGAAATCGCGACGCGGCCCTGCACACGCTCGACGCCCTGCACGGACACAACGGGACGGGCCCGGCGGTCGCCGTCCGCACGGCGCTGGTGCGCGCCCGGGCCGCACACGAGGCGGGCGACACCGACACCGCCCGCCGGCTGCTCGCCCGGGCCCTGCTGCAGGCGCGGCGGGACCGACTGCGGCGCCCCTTCCTGGACGCCGGACCGCAGGTGCGGCTGCTGCTGGAGACACCCCCGCTGGACGAGCTGGCCGCGGGCTGGCTGATCCTCCCGCCCGGCGGGAAGGACGCGCCCGGTGCCGCGGCGCCGCAGGTGTCCCCACTGGTCGTGGAGGAGCTGAGCGGACGCGAGCGGGACGTGCTGCTGCGGCTGTCCCGGATGATGTCCACGGAGGAGATCGCCGCCGACCTGACCCTGTCGGTGAACACGGTCAAGACGCATCTCAAGAGCGTCTACCGGAAGCTGGCCGTGAACCGCCGCAGCGACGCGGTACGCCGGGCGCGCGAGCTGCGCCTGCTCTGA
- a CDS encoding potassium channel family protein, translated as MTARPEQPGGGRGDRPRLPVPRPGMWATVQAAVRPLLITAGLITAYYLLPLDSRGAGAASVILALGLLGVGLVFAWEIRAIMRSPYPRLRAVEALVATLALFLMLFSCAYYILDSTTTGSFNEPLTRTDALYFTLSTFSTVGYGDIVARSQAARLVTMIQMSCGLLLAGIALRVLTGAVTAGLLRKHSAEPGRTAGTDDGASDGSESSESSDDSGGPGRDVEP; from the coding sequence GTGACTGCCCGCCCGGAGCAGCCCGGGGGCGGCCGGGGGGACCGGCCGCGCCTCCCGGTTCCCCGGCCGGGCATGTGGGCGACGGTGCAGGCCGCGGTCCGGCCGCTGCTCATCACGGCGGGCTTGATCACCGCCTACTACCTGCTGCCCCTCGACAGCCGGGGCGCCGGCGCCGCCTCGGTGATCCTGGCGCTCGGGCTGCTCGGGGTGGGGCTGGTGTTCGCCTGGGAGATCCGGGCCATCATGCGCTCGCCCTATCCGCGGCTGCGGGCCGTCGAGGCGCTGGTCGCCACGCTGGCGCTGTTCCTGATGCTCTTCTCCTGCGCCTACTACATCCTGGACAGCACCACCACGGGCTCGTTCAACGAACCGCTGACCAGGACGGACGCCCTGTACTTCACGCTCAGCACGTTCAGCACCGTCGGCTACGGCGACATCGTCGCCCGTTCGCAGGCGGCCCGACTGGTGACCATGATCCAGATGAGCTGCGGGCTGCTCCTGGCCGGCATCGCCCTTCGCGTGCTCACGGGCGCGGTCACGGCGGGGCTGCTGCGCAAGCACTCCGCGGAGCCGGGACGGACGGCCGGGACGGACGACGGCGCATCCGACGGCTCCGAGAGCTCCGAGAGCTCCGACGACTCCGGCGGACCCGGGCGCGACGTCGAGCCCTGA
- a CDS encoding SHOCT domain-containing protein: protein MTAQTYLAYDYPLLSAFWTMLVFFLWIMWFVLLFRIIFDIFRDDSMNGWAKAGWLLFVIVVPFLGVLVYVIARGKDMGRREVEQARAQQKAFDAYIRETAQGGTSSVDELARLSEIKARGDISEEEFRRAKELVLSGHGSAGGTGSAPR, encoded by the coding sequence ATGACCGCCCAGACGTACCTCGCGTACGACTATCCGCTGCTGAGCGCCTTCTGGACCATGCTGGTCTTCTTCCTCTGGATCATGTGGTTCGTCCTGCTGTTCAGGATCATCTTCGACATCTTCCGCGACGACAGCATGAACGGCTGGGCCAAGGCCGGCTGGCTGCTGTTCGTGATCGTGGTGCCGTTCCTCGGCGTCCTCGTCTATGTGATCGCCCGCGGCAAGGACATGGGCCGCCGTGAGGTGGAACAGGCCCGGGCGCAGCAGAAGGCGTTCGACGCCTACATCCGCGAGACCGCCCAGGGCGGGACGAGCAGCGTCGACGAGCTGGCCAGGCTGTCCGAGATCAAGGCCCGCGGAGACATCTCCGAGGAGGAGTTCCGCAGGGCGAAGGAACTGGTCCTCAGCGGCCACGGTTCCGCCGGCGGAACGGGCTCCGCCCCTCGCTGA
- a CDS encoding DUF7144 family membrane protein, which translates to MSATHRTQTQTTRLAWASGLTTFAAVMLMITGVLDLFRGIMGIAQDDIFVTTPNYVFRFDLTGWGWIHLALGILAMIVGLGLLQPSTWARVAGVTIAGLIIIANFLSLPYSPVWSVVMIAISGFVIWALCVVRSDTSPQGSQAA; encoded by the coding sequence ATGTCCGCGACACACCGTACACAAACGCAAACGACCCGGCTGGCCTGGGCCAGTGGCCTGACGACCTTCGCCGCCGTGATGCTCATGATCACCGGGGTACTGGACCTCTTCAGAGGCATCATGGGGATCGCCCAGGACGACATCTTCGTCACCACGCCGAACTACGTCTTCAGGTTCGACCTCACCGGCTGGGGCTGGATCCATCTGGCCCTCGGCATACTCGCCATGATCGTCGGCCTCGGACTGCTCCAGCCGTCGACGTGGGCACGGGTCGCCGGTGTGACCATCGCCGGTCTGATCATCATCGCCAACTTCCTCTCCCTGCCGTACTCCCCGGTCTGGTCGGTGGTGATGATCGCGATCTCCGGCTTCGTCATCTGGGCCCTGTGCGTGGTCCGGAGCGACACCTCTCCGCAAGGGTCACAGGCCGCCTGA
- a CDS encoding AlkA N-terminal domain-containing protein produces the protein MHLDREQCVRAAQSKDARFDGWFFTAVLTTRIYCRPSCPVVPPKAENMTFYPSAAACQQAGFRACKRCRPDTSPGSPEWNQRADLVARAMRLIADGIVDREGVPGLAARLGYSTRQVERQLLAELGAGPLALARAQRAQTARLLVETTTLPMAEIAFAAGFSSIRTFNDTVREVFALSPSELRARAPKNAAGTAGTPGTFVLRLPFRAPLNPDNLFGHLAATAVPGVEEWRDGAYRRTLRLPYGHGIVALTPRPDHIACRLTLSDLRDLTVAISRCRRMLDLDADPVAVDDQLRSDPFLAPLVERAPGRRVPRTVDEAEFAVRAVLGQQVSTAAARTHAARLVTAHGKPLDDPEGGLTHLFPSPEALASVDPETLAMPRTRRTTFTTLVRQLADGALHLGVDSDWAEARARLLGLPGFGPWTVDVIAMRALGDPDAFLPTDLGIRRAAGELGLPATPAALTARAEAWRPWRAYAVQYLWATDSHPINFLPV, from the coding sequence ATGCACCTCGACAGGGAGCAGTGCGTACGCGCCGCGCAGTCCAAGGACGCGCGCTTCGACGGATGGTTCTTCACAGCCGTCCTGACCACCCGTATCTACTGCCGGCCCAGCTGCCCGGTCGTCCCGCCCAAGGCGGAGAACATGACGTTCTACCCGAGCGCCGCGGCCTGCCAGCAGGCCGGGTTCCGGGCCTGCAAGCGCTGCCGCCCCGACACCAGCCCCGGCTCCCCGGAGTGGAACCAGCGGGCCGACCTGGTGGCCCGGGCGATGCGGCTGATCGCCGACGGGATCGTGGACCGCGAGGGCGTGCCGGGCCTCGCCGCCCGACTCGGGTACAGCACCCGGCAGGTGGAGCGGCAACTGCTCGCAGAACTGGGCGCGGGCCCCCTCGCGCTGGCCCGCGCGCAGCGCGCCCAGACCGCGCGGCTGCTCGTCGAGACGACCACGCTGCCCATGGCGGAGATCGCCTTCGCGGCCGGCTTCTCCTCCATCCGCACCTTCAACGACACCGTGCGCGAGGTCTTCGCCCTGTCCCCGAGCGAACTGCGCGCCAGGGCGCCGAAGAACGCCGCCGGCACCGCGGGCACCCCCGGCACCTTCGTACTGCGGCTGCCGTTCCGTGCCCCGCTCAACCCCGACAACCTCTTCGGCCACCTGGCCGCCACGGCCGTACCCGGCGTGGAGGAGTGGCGGGACGGCGCATACCGGCGCACGCTGCGGCTGCCGTACGGACACGGGATCGTCGCGCTCACGCCCCGGCCCGACCACATCGCCTGCCGGCTCACCCTGAGCGATCTGCGCGATCTGACCGTGGCGATCAGCCGCTGCCGGCGGATGCTCGACCTGGACGCCGACCCGGTCGCCGTCGACGACCAGCTGCGCTCGGACCCGTTCCTCGCGCCCCTGGTCGAGAGGGCACCCGGCCGCCGGGTGCCGCGCACGGTCGACGAGGCCGAGTTCGCCGTCCGCGCCGTGCTCGGGCAGCAGGTCTCCACGGCCGCCGCCCGCACCCACGCGGCCCGCCTGGTCACCGCGCACGGCAAACCCCTGGACGACCCCGAAGGCGGCCTCACCCACCTCTTCCCGTCCCCCGAGGCGCTGGCCTCCGTGGACCCCGAGACCCTGGCCATGCCCCGCACCCGGCGCACCACCTTCACCACGCTCGTGCGTCAACTCGCCGACGGCGCCCTCCACCTGGGCGTGGATTCCGACTGGGCCGAGGCCCGCGCACGCCTGCTCGGCCTGCCCGGCTTCGGGCCCTGGACGGTCGACGTCATCGCCATGCGCGCCCTTGGTGACCCCGACGCCTTCCTCCCCACCGACCTCGGCATCCGGCGCGCCGCAGGGGAGCTGGGCCTGCCCGCCACCCCGGCCGCGCTGACCGCCCGCGCCGAGGCCTGGCGGCCCTGGCGGGCCTACGCGGTCCAGTACCTGTGGGCGACGGACAGCCACCCGATCAACTTCCTGCCCGTGTAA
- a CDS encoding methylated-DNA--[protein]-cysteine S-methyltransferase: MKQHTVIDSPYGPLTLVADDGVLCGLYMTGQRHRPPEETFGMGVPPRERSRAWGSEDTLFGEAEEQLSAYFAGELKEFTVELRLHGTTFQRAVWDQLTRIPYGETRSYGELADALGNPKASRAVGLANGKNPIGIIVPCHRVIGAGGDLTGYGGGLDRKRRLLDFETRTR, encoded by the coding sequence ATGAAGCAGCACACCGTGATCGACAGCCCCTACGGCCCCCTCACCCTCGTCGCCGACGACGGCGTCCTGTGCGGCCTCTACATGACCGGTCAGCGTCACCGGCCGCCCGAGGAGACCTTCGGCATGGGTGTCCCCCCGCGCGAGCGAAGCCGGGCGTGGGGGAGCGAGGACACTCTCTTCGGCGAGGCCGAGGAGCAGCTCTCGGCCTACTTCGCGGGCGAGTTGAAGGAGTTCACCGTCGAACTGCGCCTGCACGGCACCACGTTCCAGCGCGCTGTCTGGGACCAGCTGACCCGCATCCCGTACGGCGAGACCCGCTCCTACGGCGAACTCGCCGATGCCCTCGGCAACCCCAAGGCGTCCCGCGCGGTCGGCCTCGCCAACGGCAAGAACCCGATCGGCATCATCGTGCCCTGCCACCGCGTCATCGGCGCGGGCGGCGACCTCACGGGCTACGGCGGCGGCCTCGACCGCAAGCGGCGGCTGCTGGACTTCGAGACCAGAACACGCTGA